One window of Calditrichota bacterium genomic DNA carries:
- a CDS encoding SUF system NifU family Fe-S cluster assembly protein: MSLEDLFGEILLDHAKHPRHYGRIEDAEISVEGANPLCGDEIELFAKTRDGVIEAIGFTGRACSICTASTSIFCESARGGRFTDLDGMKERFYKMLHGDTVTGEEEHQLGDALALKGVAKLPARVKCATLVYETWSVMKRRLLGESAAPVRASSEKISRV; this comes from the coding sequence TTGTCGCTTGAAGACCTCTTCGGGGAGATCCTCCTCGACCACGCAAAGCATCCGCGGCATTATGGCAGGATCGAAGACGCCGAGATTTCGGTCGAAGGCGCAAATCCACTCTGCGGTGATGAAATCGAACTCTTTGCCAAGACTCGCGACGGCGTCATCGAAGCGATAGGCTTCACGGGCCGGGCCTGCTCGATCTGCACGGCCTCGACGTCCATATTCTGCGAGAGCGCTCGAGGCGGCCGGTTTACCGACCTTGACGGAATGAAGGAGCGGTTTTACAAGATGTTGCACGGGGACACTGTGACCGGCGAAGAGGAGCATCAGTTGGGCGATGCTTTAGCCCTTAAGGGGGTCGCCAAACTACCGGCGAGAGTCAAGTGCGCGACGCTGGTCTATGAAACCTGGTCGGTAATGAAACGAAGGCTGCTGGGGGAAAGTGCTGCACCGGTGAGGGCATCGAGCGAGAAAATAAGCCGGGTCTGA